One Bombus pyrosoma isolate SC7728 linkage group LG7, ASM1482585v1, whole genome shotgun sequence genomic window carries:
- the LOC122569647 gene encoding palmitoyltransferase ZDHHC3 encodes MDYDYMSFHREKDVHNKCYGGRLWCIKDICGIICAILTWLLIIYAEFVVMAVILIPTINTLYSSLNTAIFQSLTFLAFASHLRTMFTDPGAVLKGNATKEMIEQMGLRDGEVIFKCSKCCSIKPDRAHHCSVCQRCIRKMDHHCPWVNNCVGENNQKYFVLFTFYIAAMSLHSLLLCIQQFTTCIRQEWKECSTFNPPATVVLLLCLAFEALLFAIFTAVMLGTQLQAIWNDETGIEQLKKEEARWVRNSRWKSIQAVFGRFSIAWFSPFTSPPKGKTKQDSYLYPV; translated from the exons ATGGATTATGACTATATGTCTTTTCATAGAGAAAAGGATGTTCACAATAAATGTTATGGTGGAAGATTGTGGTGTATAAAA GATATATGTGGGATTATATGTGCAATTTTAACTTggttgttaataatttatgcagAGTTTGTAGTAATGGCAGTTATTCTTATTCCCacaataaatactttatattctaGTTTAAACACTGCAATATTTCAGTCATTAACTTTTTTGGCTTTTGCATCTCATTTAAGGACAATGTTCACAGATCCA GGAGCTGTTCTGAAAGGAAATGCTACCAAGGAAATGATTGAACAAATGGGACTTAGGGATGGAGAAGTCATATTTAAGTGTTCTAAATGTTGTTCTATTAAGCCTGATAGAGCACATCATTGTTCTGTGTGCCAAAg atgtATTAGAAAAATGGACCATCATTGTCCATGGGTTAATAATTGTGTTGgggaaaataatcaaaaatattttgtactttttact ttttatatagCAGCAATGTCATTGCATTCTTTATTGTTATGTATACAACAATTTACTACATGCATAAGACAAGAGTGGAAAGAATGTTCTACATTTAATCCACCTGCAACAGTGGTACTATTACTTTGCTTGGCATTCGAAGCTCTCTTATTTGCTATTTTCACAGCTGTAATGTTAGGGACACAATTACAAGCAATTTGGAATGATGAAACT gGTATTGAGCAacttaaaaaggaagaagccAGGTGGGTTCGTAATAGTAGATGGAAATCCATTCAAGCTGTCTTTGGAAGATTTTCGATTGCTTGGTTCTCACCCTTTACTTCTCCTCCAAAAGGAAAGACAAAGCAAGATTCTTATTTATATCCCGTATAA
- the LOC122569649 gene encoding glycine-rich protein 23-like, whose amino-acid sequence MIKLAAVFVVASLLHLASAGGQHGGHDHVVIHVPYKIKTIHHTHTITKHIHHGGGGGDKYEVLGYTVGHPIDLGGHGGGGGYGGDIGGGHDLGGGGDFGGGHVEYSSGGGGGGGGHIEYSGGDIGGGYGGGGFGGGHGGGLGGGYGGGGLSGGGHEDWGGH is encoded by the exons ATGATCAAGCTCGCG GCCGTCTTTGTGGTTGCCTCGTTGCTCCACTTGGCTTCAGCAGGAGGACAGCACGGTGGACA CGACCATGTGGTAATTCACGTGCCCTACAAGATCAAGACGATTCATCACACGCACACCATCACGAAACACATCCACCATGGCGGTGGAGGTGGTGACAAGTACGAAGTTCTAGGCTACACCGTGGGTCATCCGATAGATTTGGGAGGTCACGGCGGCGGTGGTGGTTACGGTGGTGATATCGGAGGCGGCCACGATTTGGGCGGTGGTGGCGACTTCGGTGGTGGCCATGTCGAATACAGCAGCGGTGGCGGCGGTGGAGGTGGTGGCCACATTGAATATAGCGGTGGCGACATTGGCGGAGGATACGGTGGCGGTGGATTCGGTGGCGGCCATGGAGGAGGTCTCGGAGGTGGATACGGAGGAGGTGGTCTCAGTGGTGGAGGTCACGAAGACTGGGGTGGCCATTAA
- the LOC122569648 gene encoding uncharacterized protein LOC122569648 → MIFKYLCLLLLNLIAIYGVSSKHVHLKILVPDLINHHTHTRTVLLHVHVPTPKKPKTHKNHRIHHASWSSWKYGRHRDLKDEHEEELDHENHHKDHEEKLNEKWPKNHKRDRQKYFPVYDHHKDSYHPPSYVEDNDLKDHGEDTYAVHEDVNDIPPNTESLSYNYEEGYKKGLETITGHVRSGQTHKFHDDQHEEQGDIETDGFKEEFETKTGAGRYLVDDVEYENTRDKRDHRRRSRKRIHKTPTNSSRGTRNDSKT, encoded by the exons ATG ATCTTCAAGTACCTATGCCTTCTTCTACTAAACCTAATCGCGATCTACGGAGTATCCTCCAAGCA TGTACACCTGAAGATTCTCGTGCCAGATCTGATCAACCACCACACGCACACGAGGACCGTTCTCTTGCATGTTCACGTGCCAACGCCGAAGAAGCCGAAAACTCACAAGAATCACAGGATTCACCACGCGAGTTGGAGTTCGTGGAAGTACGGGCGTCATCGCGATTTGAAGGACGAGCACGAGGAGGAACTTGACCACGAGAACCATCACAAGGATCACGAAGAGAAATTGAACGAGAAATGGCCGAAGAATCACAAACGAGACAGACAAAAGTATTTTCCTGTGTACGACCATCACAAAGACTCTTATCATCCGCCGTCTTACGTGGAAGATAATGACTTGAAGGATCATGGTGAGGATACTTACGCGGTTCACGAGGACGTGAATGATATACCCCCAAATACCGAGTCTCTCAGTTATAATTACGAAGAGGGATACAAAAAGGGTTTAGAAACGATAACTGGACACGTTCGATCTGGTCAGACGCACAAGTTTCACGATGATCAACACGAAGAACAGGGTGATATCGAGACCGATGGGTTTAAAGAGGAGTTCGAAACCAAAACGGGCGCTGGTAGATATTTGGTGGATGATGTAGAATACGAGAATACTAGGGATAAACGCGATCATCGTCGAAGATCTAGGAAAAGGATCCATAAAACACCAACGAATTCCAGTCGAGGAACGAGAAACGATAGtaaaacgtag
- the LOC122569644 gene encoding uncharacterized protein LOC122569644 produces MKIARVITVCVVLISMFLDAEAVRSKRRPQPKDHLPQSKYQNGTNTNEITLTTSGPEASRPETTRNQQTLHTNIPLGAKKKTLTVRTDRSKPSRSRGVNRYKANRRRRQLQHSGAKSGVHTGRSYDVKENYIENQQIETVQGPAEAFDEGAVRIEPVYRVTKNRNILDSIVDVVKKIVDPPKPLGPLVGPFNFPGIGDKVYIRLLEPLNSNHLMIRLITHLPVTEIESTFDKNILPPTEIIEHPEVSIISHESLPLSKEGLIGSYEHHGDVHSVSSDSLLSSSDNVVQVSKPSNAHVQNIGHATGNRNFRTYKLNFKHGNVHGVQKLGHHKRHSSLVSPSRNNHVNSVSSFKLPDQANKTQGSQRATGFQGSVDHVYPFYPSLNESNNEHSKLLTIDFQQLQTPINVSVSEYATYSNPTASYDRFPNVETFTSPRIPTSINQERQSKNNSKGSTEDGPKYSIEFVSKNMRYLNLDGSVEPAIKNSNDEGFKPMELSPVRSKVPRSVDPQWKVNKGINVRPSEAIESSTSKANRGGLQKRSVGNGDAFLETIRNLNDDRMNYLRYTATAKTAKRSTKPRCCSQE; encoded by the exons ATGAAGATCGCACGTGTGATTACG GTCTGCGTCGTATTGATATCGATGTTCCTAGATGCAGAAGCCGTGCGTTCCAAAAG gCGACCGCAACCAAAGGATCATTTGCCGCAGTCCAAGTACCAAAATGGTACCAACACCAACGAAATAACGTTAACTACCTCTGGACCAGAAGCTTCAAGGCCAGAAACGACCCGCAACCAACAAACGttacatacaaatattccCCTAGGTGCAAAGAAGAAGACCCTGACAGTTCGCACAGATCGTTCGAAGCCATCGCGATCGCGTGGTGTAAATCGATACAAAGCAAATCGACGTAGAAGGCAGCTTCAACATTCTGGCGCAAAATCCGGCGTTCATACGGGACGATCGTACGACGTCAAGGAGAACTATATCGAAAACCAGCAAATAGAAACTGTGCAAGGACCTGCGGAAGCTTTCGACGAAGGAGCAGTTCGCATCGAGCCCGTATACAGGGTGACGAAGAATAGAAACATATTAGATTCGATCGTGGATgtagttaaaaaaattgtcgatCCTCCAAAACCATTGGGTCCCCTCGTTGGACCGTTCAATTTCCCAGGAATAGGCGATAAGGTGTACATACGACTTCTGGAGCCATTAAATTCCAATCATCTGATGATACGATTGATAACCCATTTACCGGTTACAGAAATCGAGTCGacgttcgataaaaatattcttccacCCACTGAAATAATAGAACATCCTGAGGTCTCGATAATCAGTCACGAATCACTTCCCCTGTCTAAGGAAGGATTGATCGGCTCGTATGAGCATCATGGTGACGTTCATTCGGTCTCTTCGGATAGTCTGTTGTCTTCTAGCGACAACGTTGTTCAAGTTTCAAAACCATCGAACGCTCACGTTCAAAATATTGGACACGCTACAGGGAATCGCAACTTCAGGACGTATAAACTGAACTTCAAACATGGGAACGTACACGGTGTGCAGAAACTCGGACATCATAAAAGACACTCATCTTTGGTTTCACCGTCGAGGAACAATCATGTAAATTCTGTTTCCTCCTTCAAGCTACCTGATCAAGCAAATAAGACGCAAGGTAGTCAGCGAGCAACTGGTTTCCAAGGTTCCGTCGATCACGTGTACCCATTCTATCCATCGCTAAACGAATCTAATAACGAACATTCGAAATTGCTGACCATCGATTTCCAACAGTTGCAGACTCCGATAAACGTATCAGTCTCGGAGTACGCAACTTATAGTAATCCGACCGCTTCGTACGACAGGTTTCCAAATGTCGAAACCTTCACGAGTCCGCGAATTCCAACTTCGATCAATCAAGAACGTCAATCGAAGAATAATTCTAAAGGGTCTACCGAAGATGGTCCGAAATATAGTATCGAGTTTGTAAGCAAGAACATGAGGTATCTTAATCTGGACGGCAGCGTGGAACCCGCCATTAAGAATAGCAACGACGAAGGTTTCAAGCCAATGGAGCTGAGCCCTGTTCGCTCGAAAGTACCCAGATCCGTGGATCCTCAATGGAAGGTTAACAAGGGAATAAACGTACGGCCGAGCGAAGCAATTGAATCATCGACGAGTAAAGCAAATCGCGGAGGATTGCAAAAAAGAAGCGTTGGTAACGGTGATGCGTTTTTAGAGACGATTCGCAACTTAAACGACGATAGgatgaattatttaagataCACGGCCACGGCTAAGACCGCGAAGAGGTCGACGAAGCCGAGGTGTTGCTCGCAAGAATAA
- the LOC122569045 gene encoding uncharacterized protein LOC122569045, which yields MKYSAFCILVLTISEPLLVQSANRVLLMIPQQTRRMGPPSWQSSLPRSRKSYASEVHYHKYRGLPVHYHSKKSVYGSSPFPHGGDDFDQGYEHVNHVNIPYGKGISHAVSYGKGYIPYDQIKGSVSFGRERNPSSQEHKYTSESEYSSPPFSSSDAQYSPSSYESPQSQTFFPDAETALNYNERQSDRKRLYSSRSIEKDLVTNNPIDLGAATNKDQILLLQQKATDLYKNIVSQPQGGVLLPAGVPSATIGGSKEGIVLRDTIALGEYQQKLQEMTKSWPQFLSNAATTLGNSYQNQQVSASYSTGGSTTPGFGGWSVNFAQPKQGYDVKEDTMEPPVDFRNMPIQSSPYHTFPVPMNVVLPAPTQAVHG from the exons ATGAAGTATTCG GCTTTCTGCATTCTCGTGCTGACGATCAGCGAGCCTCTACTCGTCCAGTCCGC CAACAGGGTGTTGCTGATGATTCCACAGCAAACCAGGCGCATGGGACCACCGTCGTGGCAATCTTCTCTACCACGTTCCAGAAAATCGTACGCCAGCGAAGTTCATTATCACAAGTATCGTGGTCTTCCAGTACACTATCATTCGAAGAAATCTGTGTATGGAAGTTCACCGTTTCCTCATGGAGGAGACGACTTCGATCAAGGCTACGAACATGTGAACCACGTGAATATTCCTTATGGCAAGGGCATCAGTCATGCAGTTTCGTACGGAAAGGGTTACATCCCTTACGATCAGATTAAGGGTAGCGTCTCGTTTGGTCGTGAAAG GAATCCAAGCTCCCAAGAGCACAAGTACACGTCGGAATCGGAGTATTCGTCGCCACCGTTCTCCTCATCCGACGCCCAGTATTCACCTTCGTCGTACGAGTCTCCGCAGTCGCAGACCTTCTTCCCGGATGCAGAGACAGCCTTGAACTACAACGAGAGGCAAAGTGACCGCAAGAGACTCTACTCTTCGAGATCCATAGAGAAGGACCTCGTTACGAACAATCCGATCGACCTCGGCGCCGCCACGAACAAGGATCAGATACTCCTGCTCCAGCAGAAGGCTACCGATCTCTACAAGAACATCGTTTCTCAGCCGCAAGGTGGCGTCCTGTTACCAGCTGGCGTTCCATCGGCCACTATCGGTGGCAGCAAAGAGGGAATCGTGTTGAGAGATACGATAGCTTTAGGCGAATATCAACAAAAGCTCCAAGAGATGACCAAATCCTGGCCACAGTTTTTATCTAACGCGGCTACAACTTTGGGAAACAGTTATCAAAACCAACAGGTTAGCGCGAGTTACTCGACGGGTGGCTCTACAACTCCTGGTTTTGGTGGCTGGTCAGTGAATTTTGCTCAGCCGAAGCAAGGTTACGACGTTAAAGAGGACACTATGGAACCGCCAGTTGATTTTAGGAATATGCCTATTCAGAGTTCTCCTTATCATACGTTCCCTGTTCCGATGAACGTGGTGCTTCCGGCGCCCACGCAAGCGGTTCATGGTTAG
- the LOC122569650 gene encoding uncharacterized protein LOC122569650 codes for MAANLLTLFTCFSLLISLALNGMAYDPNDKSLKDILLPEGQFEAFYLKGSQEEEQNAVRPPHLHGSFHQYKNPALVSAPNSAAYGFRFDGKRRFNYN; via the exons ATGGCGGCAAACCTTCTTACCTTGTTTACG TGTTTTTCTCTTCTAATTTCTTTGGCGTTAAATGGGATGGCTTACGATCCGAACGACAAATCGCTGAAGGATATTCTGTTACCGGAAGGACAATTCGAGGCATTCTATTTGAAAGGGTCGCAGGAGGAAGAACAGAACGCCGTAAGGCCTCCACATTTGCATGGCTCGTTTCATCAGTACAAGAATCCCGCCCTAGTCAGCGCACCGAACAGCGCTGCGTACGGTTTTCGTTTCGATGGAAAGCGCCGtttcaattacaattaa